The DNA segment AAAGCTTTATTGAGTACATTATTTACCTAAATTGATTTATCTCTTGAACTGACTTTATCAAGTGGCCTCCATCTTGATCATCATCATCACTTGAAGCAAAAAATATACAATATATTCCTAGTGAAGCTATAGATAAAGAAATAGAAAGTGCTGAGAGCTCATCCATCAAATAAAATTTTTTCTTAATCCTAATAGAAAAGAAAATAAAAATCTGTAAATTTGTTAACAGTCTCAGTGTTTAAAACTTAGTTTTGTTTTATTTTTACTGATAACATATGACTATTTTGAAAGAATTTTTGAAGGAATTTCTTATAAAATCGCCACACAACGCAAGTTAATTATTCAGTATGGATTTAGGATTAGCCCATTTAGGAATGTGAACCATTAATTTCCAATTAAATCACAAGGAGAGTGAAATTTGTTAATCATTGCAGAATAAACAAAAATCTAAACTAAGGCAGAATAGTCAAGGAATTTTTTTTATTCCCTTAAGTTATCTCTTGTGATTTATAAATAATCAAAAGTAAAAAAATTCTTTAGATTAGGAGATTAAAAAATTTTAATACGATTAAATAAATTTGAGTACCAATTTAAAAATTACTATTAGATTGATTCTTAAATCATATATTTTTTTTATGACTTTCACTGATAAAGAATATTTCGAAGTTATCGAAAAGAACGAGACAGTAAAAGAAGCTTATGAATTAATAAAACAAACTTGTATTAATCTACAAAAACAAACTAATTGTCCTGAAGAGGATATAGAGAATTTTCTAAAATTTATTTCAAAACAATTAAAATTTAATGAATAATAATTCTTTTTAGAAGAAATTCATCATTAAGAACACTTTTAAAATTATTTATCAGCATTAAAAGCTTAAATATCTTTTTTAGGATTTGTATTCATACTAGAAGTTCCATTAGCAGCTTTAACATAGAAAAAGAAACCTACTATTCCAGCAATACCAAAAATTGCACCTAAAGAGTTAAAAGAGAAAGAGAACATAAAAAACTATAAAATCAAGATAAATAATAGTTTTTGAATCCAAATTCCACAATTATTGTTAAGTAACATTTATCACATTGATATATCTCAAGACGTCAATATCAAAAAATTCCAAGGAAATTTCTAAGTAAAAATTTATCTGATGACATCAAAAAAGGAGAAATTTTCTTATTAAATAATTCTCCAAACCCCTTACATCACAAGTATAAATTTAATTTTTCATTGCGTATTTAGAAAAACTAGTAGGCTAGAAGATACATCAAAATATCCACAATTTATATTTTTTTAGTTTATGTTGGATATATGACAGAAATTTACACATCAAGTTCATCGATTAGTCCATTTGCGGCTATATTATGGTGTTTTTACCCTCTAGCAATATTAGTTTTAGTTGAATTATTTTTAGGTGGTGGCTTTGATGATGACAATGACGATCAAGACGGTGGAATGCTAATACCTGCATATTCAAGTTCAAAAAATTAAATTTAATTTCTTGAACAATACATAAGCTCCTTACCAAAAAAAAATGGGTAATACATTAATATCACTCATATTATTGTCGCTTCTCATTCTTATCTTCATTTCATGGTTAACAACAAAAACATTAAAAGAAGGTAGAGAAGCTCTTAAAGAAATTGGAAATTTAGAAAATAAAAAAAAATAATATTTACTCAATCGATATTTACGTACAAATAAGCTACAAGAAATTAAACTTAAAATTTCTAAAGAATTATTAGAAAACTTATTTTCCCTTATTATAAAAGTAATTTCTTTCATATTAATATTTATGATGTCCTACTAGAACGGTTTAAAACTCTATTTGGACAAGGTTTAATTTTTAACATTTATTTTAAATTAAAGAAAAACTACTCATTAAAGTAGATTAAATTTTGCTTTAATAAATTTATTCTGATGAGATCTTAAAATGCATCTTAATTCCCTACTTTATATTTTTTCCATATCTTTATTTATTTATGTCATGGCACTATTTTGGAGAGACCTTCCTAATCAAAAAAAGAAGTGAAAAGTAATTATTTTTAATATTGTTGACCATACCAATTTATTTAGTTATTAATTTAATAATGTTTATATTAATTTTATATATGCCAATTGAACCATCAAATAATTCCAAAGAAAAAGATTTTTCTAAGTCTTTAAGAATTGAGAAAGAAAACATTATATGTAAGGACGGCTTTTGTACATTACCCAATCAAAATGAAAATCCAAACATGATAGAAAATAATGTGAATTTGTTTGATCCTATTTAATTCCGGGGATCTAAACCGAAGCAAAAATATTTAAGTTAATACTCCTCTAAAATAAACTTTATTCGGTTAATAAATTTTTTAAAAATGTATAGTAAAATTTTTAATGCCTATCAAGAATTTTGGCTTAAAGCTACGGATTTCGAGAGTAAAACCACAAGATTGGATTGGTGGTATGTTCAACTAGCAAATGTCGCGATATCTATTATCGCTATCCCAATTTTTTTAAGAACATTTGGTTTTAACGTTTATGGGTTAATATGTATTCTGCCTCAAATAGCTATTGATATTAGAAGATTGAAGGACTTTGGCAAGAACTGGAAATGGATTTTTATAAATTTACTACCAGTTTTTGGATGGTTAATATGGTTTATATGGCTGGGGTTTGGTAAATCTGGGAATGGAAGGTCTAAATTTATTTAAAAAAAATATTTAAACATTAACCTAAAGAATCTAGATCTCTACGATGGTGAACTGAATTTTCTTTATTATTCGAAGTGTTTTCTTTTGTATTTTTATTCAAATTCTTTTTAGTAGCAAGAATCGAAAAGGGTGTAATAAGATTTTTCATAACAATATCTAATTTCTAATAACCTAATCAAAAGATGATCACAAATGAGGTTACTTTTCATATTTAAACCGAACAATTATGTTCATTAAACCGTACCAAAAGACAAAAGCACCTAGAAAAATATGGTTTTTACTTTTTTACTTTTTTACTTTTTTTAAAATCCACAAAAGTAACCTTATTACGAAACTCTAATTGTTTTTTTAAAATTCTGAATACATGCCATTCACATTCAGTTAACTTTTGAAATTGATCAAGAGTTTCTT comes from the Prochlorococcus marinus str. MIT 9515 genome and includes:
- a CDS encoding DUF805 domain-containing protein; translation: MYSKIFNAYQEFWLKATDFESKTTRLDWWYVQLANVAISIIAIPIFLRTFGFNVYGLICILPQIAIDIRRLKDFGKNWKWIFINLLPVFGWLIWFIWLGFGKSGNGRSKFI